The sequence ATTTCCAAGATACCTAAATCTTCTAATAAAGGACTTAACAGTACCACCTCTGTTCCCAGTTACGGTAATTACCTCGAAACTATAACCCCTATCATTAAATGGATAATAATACCTCATAGAAGTCCGAACACCCTCAAAATCCCTCGTATAATAACTCCAATCATTATAATGCTCAATCCGAACATAAAGCTTAGCTAATCTCACAGTAATAAGTATATTTTTTCTCTTATAAGTTTTATCTATATAAATTTGAAAAATTAATAATCAACATACTTACCAGGATTCATCAGATTGCTAGGATCAATTAATCTCTTTATGTTCCTCATCAAATTCAACGTAATAACATTGTTTCTTTCAATATATTGTTCATGTAGCAATGATTTCTTTTGAAGACCAATACCATGTTCACCGCTTATGGTGCCACCTAATTCAATAGCTATCCTGGCAACTTCCTCATATATCTTCTGCGCCATATTCTCCTCGCCTGACTTAAATAGTATGTGCGGGTGCATATTTCCATCGCCTATGTGCGCCAATATTGGCATTGGTCTCCCATACTTCATGCTAATGCTCCTTAGCTTGCCTATGGCTTCGACTAATTTTGATACGGGCACTGTTATGTCCTCAGAATAGAAGTTACCGTACATGGTCTTGATAGCCTCCCCAGCCCTTGATCTGTAATCGTACATTTTATTGGCATCCTTATCCATTAATTCATGCACTTCACCAATGCGAGACGCTATATCCATTAATTCAAGTGCATAATCATCCTCGATGATTATAAATACTAAACCACCGTTAGTCTCCTTAAGGCCTGCATTAAATACTTCATTCACGGCCCTTATTGAATAGTAATCCATGTACTCCATAAGCTCAGGTATGATGCCCCTACTCCTAACCTCATACACAAACCTAGCCAGCATATCCATATTATCTAAGTATACGATGAATACCCTAAGGTGCCTACGGGATAACGGCATAATCCTAAGCCAAGTCTCAGTGATTATGCCCAAGGTACCCTCACTGCCAACGAATAGATGAACTAGGTCATAGCCAGCCCTGTTCTTTCTCAATGGTTCACCAACCCTAATAGCATCGCCACTTGGCAACACAATTCTTAGGGCGAGTACCCAGTCCTTGACAGTGCCGTATCTCACGGCCCTCATACCACCCGCATCAGTCGCTATTATCCCACCTACAGTACACATGTAGTGACTAGCTGGATCAGGCGGGAATAAGAAACCATATTTATTAAGCTCCCTATTCAAGTCATCAAGTATAACACCAGGTTGAACCCTAACATACCAATCAACAGTATTAACCTCAAGTATCCTATTCATACTACGCATATCAATTAGGATGCAGTCATTGCAGGAAACGGCACCGGTAAGGCTCGTCCCAGCACCCCAGGGCACTATTGGTACGCGATACTCATTAGCTATCTTAACAATGCTAATAATGTCATTTTCATCACGCGGATAAATAATT is a genomic window of Vulcanisaeta souniana JCM 11219 containing:
- a CDS encoding FAD-binding oxidoreductase, producing MADRNNVIKRISSLGIKFEFGTRSDFIGFPVRPLIIIYPRDENDIISIVKIANEYRVPIVPWGAGTSLTGAVSCNDCILIDMRSMNRILEVNTVDWYVRVQPGVILDDLNRELNKYGFLFPPDPASHYMCTVGGIIATDAGGMRAVRYGTVKDWVLALRIVLPSGDAIRVGEPLRKNRAGYDLVHLFVGSEGTLGIITETWLRIMPLSRRHLRVFIVYLDNMDMLARFVYEVRSRGIIPELMEYMDYYSIRAVNEVFNAGLKETNGGLVFIIIEDDYALELMDIASRIGEVHELMDKDANKMYDYRSRAGEAIKTMYGNFYSEDITVPVSKLVEAIGKLRSISMKYGRPMPILAHIGDGNMHPHILFKSGEENMAQKIYEEVARIAIELGGTISGEHGIGLQKKSLLHEQYIERNNVITLNLMRNIKRLIDPSNLMNPGKYVDY